Proteins from a single region of Bacteroidales bacterium:
- a CDS encoding C45 family peptidase — protein sequence MLFHTIKFKSSNDTLLNNSPVVSDYGLSRMGNCWLSKNKWGLFEMYIEGTANERGIVNGKLTEKLMYRQENLFVGEIKKRVPGKVYLFLLKLIIIWMIRNIKKHIGNEYCMEIRGIAASASREFRMIGPGYNRIMGYHAAHDIGHALQNSHLVGCTSFALSGEKTSDGKIMHARNFDFYLGDQFSREKIVTFYAPEFGSKFVMITWGGLIGTASGMNIHGLVITVNAAKSKMPFSITTPVTILVREVLQYACDIHQAIGIISNKKISVSESFLISSGMENKALIVEKTPYKTEIYDTGKNQIICTNHFQSDKLKNDALNIKQKNESASMARYKRVEELLNRIDKVNVKDAVDILRNRSGLNDEPIGRGNEITVNQLLAHHSIVFKPSELKFWISSGPNCLGEFVCYKLDDVFEQAVKFSESYNLVSSEDVIPCDEFLTDGGNDEFETFKLLSKKITECKKNDIVDNSIIQEMIYLNSDYFYSYNIAGDYYKSKKQYSAAVEYYNQALEKIIPNKKERNEIEKNRMACLKKQKGKV from the coding sequence ATGTTGTTTCATACGATTAAGTTTAAAAGTTCCAACGATACTTTGTTGAATAATTCTCCTGTTGTGTCGGATTACGGCTTATCAAGGATGGGAAATTGCTGGCTGAGTAAAAACAAGTGGGGTTTGTTTGAAATGTACATTGAAGGTACAGCTAATGAGCGTGGTATTGTGAATGGTAAACTGACGGAAAAACTGATGTACAGACAGGAGAATTTATTTGTCGGGGAAATAAAGAAAAGGGTGCCTGGGAAAGTCTATCTTTTTCTTTTAAAATTGATAATAATTTGGATGATAAGGAATATTAAAAAGCATATAGGCAACGAATATTGCATGGAGATTCGTGGAATAGCCGCAAGCGCATCCAGGGAATTCAGGATGATTGGCCCGGGCTATAACCGCATCATGGGATATCATGCGGCTCATGATATTGGGCATGCATTGCAAAATTCGCATTTAGTCGGTTGCACCTCTTTTGCATTATCCGGGGAAAAAACTTCAGATGGTAAAATCATGCATGCGCGAAATTTTGATTTCTATCTTGGTGATCAGTTTTCCAGAGAAAAAATTGTAACATTTTATGCTCCCGAGTTTGGAAGTAAATTCGTGATGATTACATGGGGAGGCTTGATAGGCACGGCTTCAGGAATGAACATTCATGGATTGGTAATTACTGTGAATGCTGCAAAATCAAAAATGCCCTTTAGTATCACAACCCCTGTTACCATTCTTGTAAGAGAGGTGTTGCAATATGCTTGTGATATACACCAGGCCATTGGAATAATAAGCAATAAAAAAATATCTGTTTCGGAATCATTTCTGATTAGTTCCGGCATGGAAAATAAGGCATTGATTGTTGAAAAAACACCTTATAAAACTGAAATTTACGATACGGGCAAAAATCAAATCATTTGTACAAATCATTTTCAATCAGATAAGCTAAAAAATGACGCACTTAATATTAAACAAAAAAACGAAAGTGCCTCAATGGCAAGATATAAAAGGGTGGAAGAGTTGCTTAATCGTATTGATAAAGTGAATGTAAAGGATGCTGTTGACATATTGCGAAACAGGAGCGGGCTAAATGATGAACCCATCGGCCGGGGCAACGAAATAACAGTGAATCAATTACTGGCGCATCACTCCATTGTTTTTAAACCTTCTGAATTGAAATTCTGGATTTCATCCGGCCCGAATTGTCTGGGTGAATTTGTATGCTACAAACTTGATGATGTATTTGAGCAGGCTGTTAAATTTTCCGAATCATATAATTTGGTGTCATCAGAAGACGTTATACCTTGTGATGAGTTCCTTACCGACGGTGGTAATGATGAATTTGAAACATTCAAATTACTGTCAAAAAAAATTACGGAATGTAAAAAGAATGACATTGTGGATAACAGCATCATACAGGAAATGATTTATCTCAATTCGGATTACTTTTATTCATACAACATTGCAGGGGATTATTATAAGAGTAAAAAACAATATTCAGCTGCTGTTGAATATTACAATCAAGCGTTGGAGAAAATCATACCTAATAAAAAGGAACGTAACGAAATAGAAAAAAACAGGATGGCTTGTTTAAAAAAGCAAAAAGGAAAAGTATGA
- a CDS encoding isoprenylcysteine carboxylmethyltransferase family protein, translated as MFNNILKFTVKIIDGCLYGFVGPFSIVFIIPQFLVHLSNKYGMPYYSFSGSEMLSKILMWSGAIIAIYCGFLMIFTSKGTPAVTSSPQKIMRTNIYAYVRHPMMWALTITLAGEVFFHGILLLLLWFFAWLRIKHLYVVNYEEPQLEKRFGDSWKDYCSKVPRWIPTFRKK; from the coding sequence ATGTTTAATAATATTCTCAAATTCACAGTAAAAATAATTGACGGGTGCTTATATGGGTTTGTTGGTCCATTCAGTATTGTTTTCATCATCCCGCAGTTTTTAGTGCATTTGTCAAATAAGTACGGGATGCCGTATTACAGTTTTTCAGGCAGCGAAATGCTCAGTAAAATTTTAATGTGGTCAGGTGCGATAATTGCCATTTACTGTGGGTTTCTGATGATATTTACCAGCAAAGGAACTCCAGCCGTTACTTCATCGCCTCAAAAGATTATGAGAACAAATATTTATGCTTATGTAAGGCATCCGATGATGTGGGCGCTGACAATCACACTGGCGGGTGAAGTGTTTTTTCATGGAATACTTTTATTGTTGTTATGGTTTTTTGCATGGTTAAGGATAAAACATCTTTATGTGGTTAACTACGAGGAGCCCCAGCTGGAAAAGCGATTTGGAGATAGTTGGAAAGATTATTGTTCAAAAGTTCCGCGATGGATACCGACATTCAGAAAAAAATAA
- a CDS encoding DUF6266 family protein has translation MAIVQNPITGRTKQKFGTAVFSKQFSKNTMRTKPIEVKNPRTPDQVNQRNKFSLMVAEGRRLLTMLKVSFQNMTTDMSAFNVFIKNNIKTAITGLPGSYAIDYSLLLIAKGPLYKTSNITAGNELASKVKRSWIPPIDPVDPANLDLLYVATYNEDKKEWFYSATTTTRITGVDQQDIPATWAGDTVHVFSFFVNPDGNQSSDSVYSGTVEITL, from the coding sequence ATGGCAATTGTACAAAATCCGATCACCGGCAGAACCAAACAGAAATTCGGTACTGCTGTATTTTCAAAACAGTTCAGCAAGAACACAATGCGCACCAAGCCCATTGAAGTAAAGAATCCCAGAACCCCTGACCAGGTGAACCAGCGAAACAAGTTTTCACTGATGGTAGCCGAAGGCCGCAGATTGCTTACCATGCTCAAGGTTTCATTTCAGAACATGACAACTGATATGTCTGCTTTCAATGTCTTTATCAAAAACAACATCAAGACAGCAATCACCGGATTGCCGGGCAGCTATGCAATCGATTATTCGCTACTCCTTATTGCTAAAGGCCCTCTTTACAAAACCTCAAACATCACGGCAGGCAACGAATTGGCAAGTAAAGTCAAAAGGTCATGGATTCCTCCCATTGATCCGGTTGATCCTGCAAACCTCGACCTGTTATATGTTGCTACCTACAACGAAGACAAGAAAGAATGGTTTTACAGTGCTACCACAACCACAAGAATAACCGGTGTTGATCAGCAGGATATTCCTGCAACCTGGGCCGGCGATACCGTTCATGTTTTTTCATTCTTTGTTAACCCTGACGGCAATCAAAGCAGCGACAGTGTTTATAGTGGCACCGTGGAAATTACATTGTAA
- a CDS encoding efflux RND transporter periplasmic adaptor subunit has product MKAKKIFLNKYTIGIVLLFVGLFLGWLFFYHSSSNTNTVSEQTDSKHYIWTCSMHPQIRKDKPGQCPICGMNLIPLQNQGEAVDSNAVAMSESAMKLAEVQTSIVGRGRVIKEVKLFGKIQADETLLQSQTANISGRIDKLYINITGENIRKGQLIAKIYSPELVTAQKELLEAVTMKDKYPAILDAAREKLRLWKLNDKQIESIEKSGVVISSFDIYSSTSGVLVRRKVNEGDYVNKGSVLFDVADLSQVWGVFDAYESDLAWISMGQNIDFTAQAIPGKVFKGNISFIDPVIDPVTRVTRVRIEIANYNMQFKPEMFLNGIVQAKSIGPNDQLIVPQSAVLWTGTRSLVYVKLPNTDPPAFKMREITLGASLKDSYVVLDGLKEGEEIVTNGTFSVDAAAQLAGKPSMMNPKSDSTKTQSPKPMDGMKM; this is encoded by the coding sequence ATGAAAGCAAAAAAAATCTTTCTTAATAAATATACCATCGGAATAGTTCTATTGTTTGTCGGCTTATTCCTTGGATGGTTATTCTTTTATCATTCTTCCTCAAATACAAATACAGTATCAGAGCAAACAGATTCAAAACATTACATCTGGACATGTTCAATGCATCCGCAGATCAGAAAGGATAAGCCAGGCCAGTGCCCCATTTGCGGCATGAATCTGATTCCTTTGCAAAATCAGGGTGAAGCTGTGGATAGTAATGCAGTTGCAATGAGTGAATCGGCAATGAAGCTTGCTGAAGTACAGACTTCTATTGTTGGCCGTGGTCGCGTGATAAAAGAAGTGAAACTATTTGGAAAGATACAGGCAGACGAAACCTTATTGCAGTCCCAAACGGCAAACATTTCGGGACGAATTGATAAACTTTACATCAATATTACTGGTGAGAATATTAGGAAGGGTCAGTTAATCGCCAAAATATATTCTCCTGAATTGGTGACTGCACAAAAAGAATTGCTCGAAGCGGTTACGATGAAAGATAAATACCCCGCTATTCTTGATGCAGCCCGTGAAAAACTTCGCCTTTGGAAATTGAACGATAAGCAGATTGAATCCATTGAAAAATCAGGTGTTGTAATTTCCTCATTTGATATTTATTCATCAACCTCAGGTGTATTGGTACGCAGAAAAGTAAATGAAGGTGATTACGTGAATAAAGGCTCTGTACTTTTTGATGTAGCTGATTTGTCACAGGTCTGGGGAGTTTTTGATGCCTATGAATCTGATCTTGCCTGGATATCTATGGGGCAGAATATAGATTTTACAGCACAGGCAATACCAGGTAAAGTTTTCAAAGGAAATATCTCATTCATTGATCCTGTCATTGATCCTGTTACCAGAGTTACAAGAGTAAGAATTGAAATAGCAAACTACAATATGCAGTTCAAACCTGAAATGTTTCTTAATGGAATTGTTCAGGCTAAATCTATAGGTCCAAATGATCAGTTAATTGTTCCCCAATCTGCTGTTCTTTGGACAGGTACTCGGTCTCTGGTGTATGTTAAACTTCCAAATACCGACCCGCCAGCATTTAAGATGCGGGAGATTACCCTTGGGGCATCTTTAAAAGACTCGTATGTTGTATTGGATGGATTGAAAGAAGGCGAAGAGATAGTTACTAATGGAACTTTCAGTGTTGATGCTGCTGCCCAGCTTGCCGGTAAGCCAAGCATGATGAATCCTAAAAGTGACAGCACCAAAACCCAAAGCCCAAAACCCATGGATGGAATGAAAATGTAA
- a CDS encoding TolC family protein, producing the protein MKNLKFYIILLAVIVTDQRCFSQKPDTAFLNTYLVLAAKNNPELKAAFNMYLAALEKVPQLGSLSDPTFSMGVFIQPMELVDGNQIADFRLMQMFPWFGTLKTAKDEASMMAKAKYEEFNTVKADLFFRVKSSWYQILKYDQEIKLQRENITLLESLEQIAMIKFQNPAGSSNDQQSPSTSGNAVNPPNTQSNSVGSMGGGNMQTGSGNNQQSGNIMPSGTSSSMGGNDQSGLTDVLRVKMEILEQKDQLALLLDQKKTEEANFNALLNRDQNIEVKINDSIQLNTLSLGQIALIDTTLSKNPMLAMLDAESQSYLLMQKKARKMGLPMYGIGVDYSLIQKRDGNSSMMNGKDMVMPMFSITLPIYRKKYNAMQNEAKYMYEATLLEKENTKNMLQVQSRQVIQDLTDALRRVRLYTELVSLSKKTSSLLLSGYTTGGTSYEEVLRTQYKVLDYNFKYIDAIIDYNTAVARAEKLMNSVNY; encoded by the coding sequence ATGAAAAACCTGAAATTCTATATCATCCTGCTTGCTGTTATTGTTACTGATCAGCGCTGTTTTTCTCAGAAACCAGATACTGCTTTTCTAAATACCTACCTTGTGCTAGCTGCAAAAAATAATCCCGAATTAAAGGCAGCTTTCAATATGTACCTGGCCGCTTTAGAAAAGGTCCCACAGCTTGGCTCATTGTCCGACCCCACTTTTTCTATGGGTGTATTCATTCAGCCTATGGAATTAGTAGACGGCAACCAAATTGCTGATTTTCGTCTTATGCAGATGTTCCCTTGGTTCGGTACGCTCAAAACAGCGAAGGATGAAGCATCCATGATGGCAAAAGCAAAATACGAAGAATTCAATACAGTAAAAGCCGATTTGTTTTTCAGGGTAAAATCTAGCTGGTACCAGATATTAAAGTACGATCAGGAAATAAAGTTGCAGCGGGAGAATATAACACTGCTCGAATCATTGGAACAAATTGCGATGATTAAATTTCAAAATCCGGCAGGAAGTAGTAATGATCAGCAATCTCCATCGACTTCTGGTAATGCGGTCAACCCTCCAAATACCCAGAGTAATAGTGTTGGAAGCATGGGGGGGGGCAACATGCAGACCGGCTCTGGTAATAACCAGCAGTCCGGCAATATAATGCCTTCAGGAACTTCATCTAGCATGGGGGGAAATGACCAGTCGGGTTTAACTGACGTTTTGAGGGTAAAAATGGAGATCCTTGAACAGAAAGATCAGTTAGCGCTTTTGTTGGATCAGAAAAAAACTGAAGAAGCCAATTTTAATGCACTCCTGAATCGGGATCAAAACATCGAAGTAAAAATTAATGATTCTATTCAGTTGAATACACTATCTCTCGGGCAAATAGCATTAATTGATACTACCCTTTCAAAAAACCCTATGCTTGCTATGCTTGATGCTGAAAGCCAGTCTTATCTCTTAATGCAGAAAAAAGCCCGCAAGATGGGTCTGCCTATGTATGGCATCGGGGTCGATTATAGCTTAATTCAAAAACGTGATGGCAACTCTTCCATGATGAACGGTAAGGATATGGTAATGCCTATGTTCAGTATAACCTTGCCCATCTATCGTAAAAAATACAATGCAATGCAAAACGAGGCAAAGTACATGTATGAAGCAACTTTACTGGAAAAGGAAAATACGAAAAACATGTTGCAGGTTCAGTCACGACAGGTAATACAAGATTTAACGGATGCATTAAGACGTGTCCGGTTATACACTGAATTGGTCTCTCTTTCAAAGAAAACCTCTTCACTTTTGCTTTCAGGATATACCACCGGGGGCACTAGTTATGAAGAAGTTTTGCGGACGCAATATAAAGTTCTTGATTATAACTTTAAATATATCGATGCAATAATAGATTATAATACTGCCGTGGCTAGGGCGGAAAAACTCATGAACTCGGTCAATTATTAA
- a CDS encoding efflux RND transporter permease subunit has product MLNRIIKYFLEHRMISMLLLVIFIVLGIVYAPFNWQTGSFPRDPVSVDAIPDIGDNQQIIATEWMGRSPKDIEDQITYPLSSALLGIPGIKTIRSTSMFGMSFIYLIFEDNVEFYWSRSRILEKLNSLPAGTLPEGVKPALGPDATAIGQIFWYTLEGRDTKTGNPTGGWDPQELRTIQDYFVKYALSSVNGVSEVATIGGFVKEYQVDIDPNAMKSFNVTVMDVMNAVRKCNLDIGAETIEFNKVEYVIRGLGYVKNLDDVKQAVITVRNNIPVRISDVANVSFGPAPRRGGLDKDGAEAVGAVVVARFGSNPMEVINNVKNKISEIADGLPSKTLANGQVSRVTIVPFYDRTALIKETIGTLEYALSHEILIAIIVIIVLVLNLRASAIVSFFLPVGVLMTFVAMKWMGIDANIVALSGIAIAIGVMVDIGIVDVENIIRHLEMPENINVRGKNMIRVIYEATSEVRTAVTVALATTIISFLPVFTMEAAEGKLFTPLAFTKTIALLASYILGMIALPTLTYYLFSFRLDKNKVRKIFNGILIVTGVFFAILWGTWAALALTAVGINNWLTFLWPEKYKKFTNYINIAIALLVALYYLSIEWLPLGAHNSNFANFLFAGILIALILILLSLIVHFYVPILKWALRNKWKFLAIPLFTIFFGILAWQGAHRIFGFIPAFVKNTAVWQSFDRTFPGFGKEFMPSLDEGSFLLMPTSMPHAGIEQNQEYVELLDKRLSAIPEVEQAVGKWGRINSALDPAPVQMFENVINYLPEYILDEDGHRMQFKTDRDGAFILRDGSTYDPDRDGFRKINKEQLIPDNNGDYMRQWRPEIKTPDDIWNQIVKVTDIPGLTSAPRLMPIQTRLVMLSTGMRAPMGLKVFGPDLESIEKAGIILENELKKVPSIQASSVFYDRAVGAPYLEIKLNREAIARYGMTVQDVQEVLQVAVGGMALTNTVEGRERFPIRVRYARELRSTPEEIKKILIPSMTGVQVPLGELADINYTRGPQMIRSENTFLNGYVIFDKITGKAEVDVVEESQKFLKEKIDKGEIVLPAGVTYKFAGNYEQQIRATNRLLIVIPISLLLIFLILFFQFKTFTASSIHFSGVFVAFAGGFIMLWLYSQPWFLNFSVAGVDMQRLFQVHPINLSVAVWVGFIALFGIATNDGVIMGTYIHQVFEKMHPASVQEVRDAVVIAGKKRVRPAMMTAACAIIALLPVLSSTGKGSDIMVPMAIPAFGGMVIQLMTMFVVPILQCIWRERAAKKLQAKNLIAEN; this is encoded by the coding sequence ATGTTAAACAGGATAATCAAATATTTTCTCGAGCACAGGATGATTTCCATGCTTTTGTTGGTCATCTTTATTGTTTTGGGTATAGTTTATGCTCCTTTTAACTGGCAAACTGGTTCCTTCCCCCGCGATCCTGTTTCTGTCGATGCCATTCCTGATATAGGCGACAATCAGCAGATTATTGCAACGGAATGGATGGGGCGTTCCCCAAAGGACATCGAAGATCAGATCACTTATCCGCTCAGTTCGGCTCTTCTTGGAATTCCTGGTATTAAAACCATACGCAGCACCTCAATGTTTGGGATGTCCTTCATTTATCTCATTTTTGAAGATAATGTAGAATTTTACTGGAGCAGGTCGCGCATTCTTGAAAAACTGAATTCTTTACCAGCCGGTACATTGCCCGAAGGTGTCAAGCCTGCTCTCGGTCCTGATGCTACAGCCATCGGTCAGATTTTCTGGTACACACTCGAAGGCCGGGATACGAAAACAGGCAACCCGACCGGCGGTTGGGACCCGCAGGAATTGCGCACCATACAGGACTATTTTGTCAAATACGCTCTTTCATCAGTCAACGGGGTCTCTGAAGTTGCCACAATAGGCGGTTTCGTAAAAGAATATCAGGTAGATATTGATCCTAATGCTATGAAATCGTTCAACGTAACGGTCATGGATGTCATGAATGCAGTCCGCAAATGCAACCTTGATATTGGGGCCGAAACTATTGAGTTCAACAAGGTCGAGTATGTCATACGTGGCCTTGGTTATGTAAAAAATCTAGACGATGTAAAACAGGCGGTCATCACAGTTCGCAACAATATTCCTGTTCGTATCAGTGATGTTGCTAATGTCAGTTTTGGTCCGGCTCCCCGGCGTGGCGGTCTCGATAAAGACGGTGCCGAAGCTGTGGGAGCTGTCGTTGTAGCAAGGTTTGGTTCCAATCCGATGGAAGTTATAAATAATGTCAAAAACAAAATATCAGAAATTGCTGACGGCCTCCCTTCAAAAACTTTAGCAAATGGACAGGTTTCCCGTGTAACTATAGTCCCGTTTTACGATAGGACTGCATTGATTAAAGAAACCATAGGAACCCTTGAATATGCCCTTTCGCATGAAATTCTCATTGCTATCATTGTTATTATTGTTTTGGTTTTAAATCTCCGGGCATCAGCAATAGTATCTTTCTTTTTACCTGTAGGAGTTCTAATGACATTTGTTGCGATGAAATGGATGGGCATTGATGCGAATATTGTCGCTCTTTCCGGAATAGCAATTGCCATCGGTGTTATGGTTGATATTGGCATTGTTGACGTTGAGAATATCATCCGGCATCTTGAGATGCCGGAGAATATTAACGTGCGTGGTAAAAATATGATCCGTGTAATCTATGAGGCCACATCTGAGGTTAGAACAGCTGTTACAGTAGCCCTTGCCACTACCATAATAAGCTTTTTACCTGTGTTTACGATGGAGGCAGCTGAGGGTAAACTATTCACTCCCCTGGCATTCACAAAAACAATTGCCTTGCTTGCTTCCTATATTTTAGGTATGATTGCCTTACCTACATTGACATACTATCTGTTTTCTTTTCGTCTCGATAAAAATAAGGTCCGCAAAATTTTTAACGGGATACTTATCGTTACAGGTGTATTTTTTGCCATCCTTTGGGGAACTTGGGCAGCGCTGGCATTAACTGCCGTCGGGATAAATAATTGGCTTACGTTTCTCTGGCCTGAAAAATACAAAAAATTCACTAACTACATTAATATTGCTATCGCTTTGCTGGTAGCATTGTACTACCTTTCTATTGAGTGGTTGCCGCTGGGGGCGCACAACAGCAATTTTGCAAATTTCCTTTTTGCCGGAATTCTTATTGCTCTCATTTTAATACTACTATCGTTGATTGTTCATTTTTATGTTCCCATACTAAAGTGGGCATTGCGCAACAAATGGAAATTCCTTGCTATACCCTTGTTCACCATTTTCTTTGGAATTTTGGCGTGGCAGGGAGCGCACCGGATTTTTGGGTTCATACCCGCCTTTGTGAAGAACACGGCAGTATGGCAAAGTTTCGACAGAACATTCCCGGGATTTGGAAAAGAGTTTATGCCTTCTCTTGACGAGGGGTCATTCTTATTGATGCCAACTAGTATGCCTCATGCTGGCATTGAACAAAATCAGGAATATGTTGAGCTGCTCGATAAAAGATTATCCGCTATTCCTGAGGTTGAACAGGCTGTTGGTAAATGGGGTCGTATAAACTCAGCTTTAGACCCTGCGCCTGTACAAATGTTTGAGAATGTAATTAATTATTTGCCTGAATACATACTTGATGAGGATGGACATCGTATGCAGTTCAAAACAGATCGTGATGGTGCATTTATTCTTCGTGATGGCTCAACCTATGATCCTGACCGTGATGGTTTCAGAAAAATAAATAAGGAACAGCTCATTCCCGACAATAATGGAGATTACATGCGTCAGTGGCGTCCTGAGATCAAAACACCTGATGATATCTGGAACCAGATTGTAAAAGTTACAGACATTCCCGGTTTAACATCTGCACCTCGACTGATGCCAATACAAACCCGTTTGGTAATGCTTTCAACCGGTATGCGTGCTCCTATGGGTCTTAAAGTATTTGGCCCCGATCTTGAATCCATTGAAAAAGCAGGTATTATTCTTGAAAACGAATTGAAAAAGGTTCCGTCAATTCAGGCATCATCTGTATTTTACGACCGTGCTGTAGGTGCTCCTTATCTTGAAATAAAACTCAATCGTGAGGCCATTGCACGTTATGGTATGACAGTGCAGGATGTTCAGGAAGTATTGCAAGTGGCTGTTGGTGGAATGGCGCTCACAAATACAGTTGAAGGTCGTGAACGGTTTCCCATTAGAGTAAGATATGCCCGTGAATTGCGCTCAACCCCGGAGGAAATAAAGAAAATACTTATTCCTTCCATGACAGGTGTGCAGGTTCCATTGGGTGAATTAGCAGATATAAATTACACCAGAGGGCCACAAATGATCCGTAGCGAGAATACATTCCTTAACGGTTATGTTATTTTCGATAAAATTACCGGTAAAGCAGAGGTTGATGTGGTCGAAGAGTCTCAAAAGTTTTTAAAAGAAAAGATTGACAAAGGAGAAATTGTTCTACCTGCTGGTGTAACCTATAAATTTGCTGGCAACTATGAGCAACAGATCAGGGCAACCAATCGCCTTCTTATTGTAATCCCTATCAGTCTGTTACTGATATTTCTTATCCTGTTTTTCCAGTTCAAAACATTTACTGCATCTTCGATACATTTTTCAGGTGTATTCGTTGCGTTTGCCGGCGGTTTTATCATGCTGTGGCTTTATAGCCAGCCCTGGTTTTTGAACTTCTCTGTTGCAGGTGTTGATATGCAGCGTTTATTCCAGGTACACCCCATCAATCTGAGCGTGGCGGTGTGGGTTGGCTTCATTGCCCTTTTTGGTATTGCCACAAATGATGGGGTCATAATGGGCACTTATATTCATCAGGTTTTTGAGAAAATGCATCCTGCTTCGGTTCAGGAAGTTCGTGATGCGGTTGTAATTGCGGGTAAGAAAAGAGTGCGCCCTGCTATGATGACCGCTGCTTGTGCCATTATAGCTTTATTGCCGGTACTTTCTTCCACGGGCAAAGGTTCCGATATCATGGTCCCTATGGCAATTCCAGCTTTTGGTGGTATGGTCATTCAGCTCATGACAATGTTTGTAGTACCCATTCTGCAATGCATCTGGCGCGAAAGAGCAGCAAAAAAACTTCAGGCAAAAAATCTTATTGCAGAAAATTAA
- a CDS encoding T9SS type A sorting domain-containing protein, translating to MKRVIQSVLFAFIASSCFSQIPNSGFETWTNMGAYENPASWGTMNNATAPSGIFTATKAAPGSPGSFYMKLTSKTIGGNVANGIAVSGILDTIEKKPKSGFPFALRPQTFTGKWQHMIYGSSAGAVTVFLTKWNTSLVQRDTVAFANYSLSDMAMSWANFSINFNYLSVEFPDTCVIFLRASGSSPTANDYLWVDNLSFSGSVSGISETEGSGFSLNAFPNPANDQIEFTCSASFHSGDRMIISDMYGKVVFDKPVSESSVKINTSHFANGTYVCKLVNNYNVQYYTDKFTIQH from the coding sequence ATGAAAAGGGTAATTCAATCTGTTTTATTTGCATTTATTGCAAGTTCATGCTTTTCCCAGATTCCTAATTCAGGTTTTGAGACCTGGACAAACATGGGTGCTTACGAAAACCCGGCTTCATGGGGTACGATGAACAATGCCACTGCGCCTTCAGGAATTTTTACTGCTACAAAAGCTGCACCGGGCAGTCCTGGTTCATTTTACATGAAACTTACTTCAAAGACCATAGGAGGTAATGTGGCTAATGGCATTGCTGTTAGCGGCATTTTGGACACAATAGAGAAAAAACCTAAATCTGGATTTCCTTTTGCATTACGCCCTCAAACTTTCACGGGCAAGTGGCAGCACATGATCTATGGAAGCAGTGCAGGCGCTGTCACGGTTTTTCTCACAAAATGGAATACTTCGCTGGTGCAAAGGGATACGGTTGCGTTTGCTAACTACAGCTTATCCGACATGGCGATGAGTTGGGCCAATTTCAGCATCAACTTTAATTACCTGTCCGTCGAATTCCCGGATACCTGTGTCATTTTTTTAAGGGCGAGCGGTTCCAGCCCAACGGCAAACGATTATCTTTGGGTGGATAACCTTTCTTTTTCAGGTTCGGTATCAGGTATTTCGGAAACTGAAGGATCAGGATTTTCATTAAATGCATTCCCCAATCCGGCAAACGATCAAATTGAGTTTACCTGTTCAGCTTCCTTTCATAGCGGCGATAGGATGATCATTTCCGATATGTATGGTAAAGTTGTTTTCGATAAGCCGGTCAGCGAAAGTTCTGTAAAAATCAACACATCTCATTTTGCAAACGGCACTTATGTTTGCAAACTTGTCAACAACTACAACGTGCAGTATTATACTGATAAATTTACAATACAGCATTAA
- a CDS encoding cation transporter translates to MKTKKSVYKTAITSVLLAILLLSFGTAYSQCCGGSNRSSCKTSANNTAGNESEAVFYECPMHADITSKTPANCTKCGMALEKKSGITSITSNNNGITETFGVKGKCGMCKTTIESALKNKKGIISCTWDLSTNKLSVTYIPETITIEKIHQLVADAGYDTDKIKASDKAYNKLPACCQYQRN, encoded by the coding sequence ATGAAAACAAAAAAATCAGTTTACAAAACAGCGATAACTTCGGTTCTTCTTGCAATATTATTGTTGTCTTTCGGAACGGCTTACTCGCAATGTTGTGGGGGTAGCAATCGCTCCTCATGTAAAACTTCCGCCAATAACACGGCAGGCAATGAATCTGAGGCAGTATTTTATGAATGTCCTATGCATGCGGATATTACTTCAAAAACTCCCGCTAACTGCACAAAATGCGGAATGGCCTTGGAGAAAAAATCAGGCATTACGTCTATAACTTCAAACAACAATGGCATAACCGAAACCTTTGGTGTCAAAGGAAAATGTGGCATGTGCAAAACAACAATCGAAAGTGCCCTGAAGAATAAAAAAGGCATCATTTCATGTACATGGGATTTATCAACCAACAAACTCTCTGTGACTTACATCCCTGAAACCATTACTATTGAAAAGATTCATCAACTGGTTGCCGATGCAGGCTATGATACCGATAAAATAAAAGCATCCGATAAAGCATACAACAAGCTTCCCGCTTGCTGCCAATATCAAAGAAATTAA